Proteins co-encoded in one Clarias gariepinus isolate MV-2021 ecotype Netherlands chromosome 13, CGAR_prim_01v2, whole genome shotgun sequence genomic window:
- the ivd gene encoding isovaleryl-CoA dehydrogenase, mitochondrial, which yields MLAARGVLRLARRLAGVSVPQRGCAGAVPVDDIVNGLTDEQIQLRKTVQRFCQEKLAPYADEIDKSNEFSRMRDFWKEAGELGLLGITAPVEYGGTGMGYLDHVIVMEEISRASGAIALSYGAHSNLCVNQLVRHGNQKQKEKYLPKLTSGEYVGALAMSENNSGSDVVSMKLTAKKEGDHYVLNGNKFWITNGPDADVLIVYAKTDVAAASRGISAFIVEKGMPGFSTAQKLDKLGMRGSNTCELIFEDCKVPEKNLLGQLNKGVYVLMSGLDLERLVLSAGPLGIMQAVLDHAIPYLHVREAFGQKIGYFQLMQGKMADMYTRLSSCRQYVYNVARACDKGHYSPMDCAGVILYCAENATQVALDGIQCLGGNGYINDYPMGRFLRDAKLYEIGAGTSEVRRMVIGRGFNSMFK from the exons ATGTTAGCAGCCAGAGGAGTGTTGCGGCTTGCACGGAGGTTGGCGGGCGTTAGTGTGCCGCAGCGGGGGTGTGCTGGTGCTGTTCCCGTGGACGACATCGTTAACGGACTTACAGATGAGCAGATTCAG CTCAGAAAGACGGTCCAGCGGTTCTGTCAAGAAAAGCTTGCCCCCTATGCTGACGAAATAGACAAGTCAAATGAGTTTTCACGTATGAGA GACTTTTGGAAAGAGGCAGGTGAACTCGGATTGCTTGGGATCACAGCTCCAG TGGAGTATGGAGGCACAGGAATGGGCTATCTTGATCACGTAATTGTGATGGAGGAGATATCACGGGCGTCAGGAGCCATAGCCCTCAGCTATGGCGCGCATTCCAACCTCTGTGTCAATCAGCTTGTGCGCCATGGCAACcagaaacaaaaagagaagTACCTCCCGAAG ttAACATCAGGAGAATATGTAGGCGCCTTGGCCATGAGCGAGAACAACTCTGGTTCTGATGTAGTATCCATGAAACTGACGGCGAAGAAAGAGG GTGACCACTATGTGCTGAATGGTAATAAGTTCTGGATAACGAACGGACCTGATGCGGATGTTCTCATTGTGTATGCCAAGACGGATGTAGCTGCAGCTTCACGTGGAATCTCCGCGTTTATTGTAGAAAAG GGAATGCCTGGTTTCAGTACTGCACAGAAGCTGGATAAACTGGGGATGAGAGGCTCCAACACGTGCGAGCTCATCTTTGAAGACTGCAAGGTTCCAG AGAAGAACCTGTTGGGACAGTTGAACAAAGGAGTCTACGTACTGATGAGTGGACTTGACCTGGAGAGGCTTGTGCTCTCAGCCGGGCCTCTTGG TATTATGCAAGCTGTGCTTGATCACGCTATTCCTTACCTACATGTCCGAGAAGCATTTGGCCAGAAGATCGGCTACTTCCAG CTGATGCAAGGAAAGATGGCTGACATGTACACCCGGCTTAGTTCGTGTCGGCAGTACGTATATAACGTGGCACGCGCGTGTGACAAAGGCCATTACAGTCCCATG GACTGTGCTGGAGTAATCCTTTATTGTGCTGAAAATGCGACTCAGGTTGCCTTGGACGGAATTCAGTGCCTGG GTGGAAATGGTTACATTAATGACTACCCAATGGGCCGCTTCCTGCGAGACGCTAAGCTATACGAGATTGGCGCGGGCACCAGTGAGGTCCGAAGGATGGTTATTGGCAGGGGCTTCAACTCCATGTTCAAATAA
- the itpka gene encoding inositol-trisphosphate 3-kinase A isoform X2: MPKERRRSLKEALTCSSSPLSGKERQGHCSSAHVCNERLPMASARLVPQLTVTADEGSGTRQLEYEEAEGLNGGAPLRRKLSNSSVSSTGSSVGLEESEDDVLSDNETKSKGIVTLEHLADTGEAKPWWTLKTVVHWHVVASQRKRLSWVQLAGHKGSFKAGEHGTILKKYSENEKLCFEHIRGDVMERFVPNYRGTVERDGELFLQMSDLLTNFSGPNVMDCKMGVRTYLEDELVRAREKPKMRRDLYNKMLEVDSEAPTTDERKQQAVTKLRYMQWRETLSSTSTLGFRIEGIKKADGTCRTDFKKTHSMEEVTQVFKDFVSGKGKIISSYIRRLEDIRQTLKTSEFFMKHEVIGSSMLFIHDHTERAEVWLIDFGKTTALPAGQTLDHAKPWHEGNREDGYLWGLDNLLDTLSSLQAQCS, from the exons ATGCCAAAAGAGAGGCGGAGGTCTCTGAAGGAGGCGTTGACCTGTAGCTCCTCTCCCCTGAGCGGGAAAGAGCGTCAGGGCCACTGCTCGTCCGCACACGTCTGTAATGAGCGGCTGCCGATGGCGAGCGCGCGCTTGGTGCCGCAGCTGACCGTGACGGCGGACGAAGGCAGCGGCACGCGGCAGCTCGAGTACGAGGAGGCGGAGGGGCTGAACGGAGGAGCGCCGCTCCGCCGCAAGCTCTCCAACTCGTCCGTGTCGTCCACCGGCTCGTCCGTGGGCTTAGAGGAGTCAGAGGACGACGTGCTGAGCGACAACGAAACGAAAAGCAAAGGCATCGTTACTTTGGAGCATTTGGCAGATACAGGAGAG GCAAAACCGTGGTGGACGTTGAAGACTGTTGTGCATTGGCATGTTGTAGCCTCGCAGAGAAAGCGGCTGTCTTGGGTTCAGTTAGCCGGTCACAAAG GCAGCTTCAAAGCTGGAGAACACGGCACCATCCTTAAGAAGTATTCTGAGAACGAAAAGCTATGTTTCGAGCACATAAGAGGAGATGTGATGGAACGATTTGTACCAAACTACAGAGGAACTGTTGAGAGAGATGGCGAGCTCTTCCTGCAGATGAGTGACCTGCTGACTAACTTCAGTGGGCCAAATGTCATGGACTGCAAAATGGGAGTGAG AACCTATCTGGAGGATGAGCTGGTGCGCGCCAGGGAGAAGCCCAAGATGCGCAGGGACTTGTATAACAAAATGCTGGAGGTGGACAGCGAGGCTCCCACTACAGACGAGCGCAAGCAGCAGGCCGTGACCAAGCTACGTTACATGCAGTGGAGGGAGACTCTCAGCTCCACCAGTACTTTGGGTTTCCGCATCGAGGGCATCAAG AAAGCAGATGGAACGTGCCGCACTGACTTTAAGAAGACTCACTCAATGGAAGAAGTCACACAGGTCTTCAAGGACTTTGTCAGCGGGAAGGGGAAAATAATT AGCTCCTACATTAGGAGGCTAGAGGATATCAGACAGACCCTGAAAACTTCAGAATTTTTCATGAAACATGAG GTCATTGGGAGTTCAATGCTGTTTATCCACGACCACACGGAGCGAGCTGAAGTTTGGCTCATCGATTTCGGTAAGACCACAGCTCTCCCTGCTGGACAGACGCTGGATCACGCTAAACCCTGGCATGAGGGCAACCGAGAAGATGGATACTTGTGGGGCCTTGACAATCTGCTGGACACCCTCAGCTCACTGCAGGCACAGTGCTCATAG
- the itpka gene encoding inositol-trisphosphate 3-kinase A isoform X1, translating into MPKERRRSLKEALTCSSSPLSGKERQGHCSSAHVCNERLPMASARLVPQLTVTADEGSGTRQLEYEEAEGLNGGAPLRRKLSNSSVSSTGSSVGLEESEDDVLSDNETKSKGIVTLEHLADTGEQAKPWWTLKTVVHWHVVASQRKRLSWVQLAGHKGSFKAGEHGTILKKYSENEKLCFEHIRGDVMERFVPNYRGTVERDGELFLQMSDLLTNFSGPNVMDCKMGVRTYLEDELVRAREKPKMRRDLYNKMLEVDSEAPTTDERKQQAVTKLRYMQWRETLSSTSTLGFRIEGIKKADGTCRTDFKKTHSMEEVTQVFKDFVSGKGKIISSYIRRLEDIRQTLKTSEFFMKHEVIGSSMLFIHDHTERAEVWLIDFGKTTALPAGQTLDHAKPWHEGNREDGYLWGLDNLLDTLSSLQAQCS; encoded by the exons ATGCCAAAAGAGAGGCGGAGGTCTCTGAAGGAGGCGTTGACCTGTAGCTCCTCTCCCCTGAGCGGGAAAGAGCGTCAGGGCCACTGCTCGTCCGCACACGTCTGTAATGAGCGGCTGCCGATGGCGAGCGCGCGCTTGGTGCCGCAGCTGACCGTGACGGCGGACGAAGGCAGCGGCACGCGGCAGCTCGAGTACGAGGAGGCGGAGGGGCTGAACGGAGGAGCGCCGCTCCGCCGCAAGCTCTCCAACTCGTCCGTGTCGTCCACCGGCTCGTCCGTGGGCTTAGAGGAGTCAGAGGACGACGTGCTGAGCGACAACGAAACGAAAAGCAAAGGCATCGTTACTTTGGAGCATTTGGCAGATACAGGAGAG CAGGCAAAACCGTGGTGGACGTTGAAGACTGTTGTGCATTGGCATGTTGTAGCCTCGCAGAGAAAGCGGCTGTCTTGGGTTCAGTTAGCCGGTCACAAAG GCAGCTTCAAAGCTGGAGAACACGGCACCATCCTTAAGAAGTATTCTGAGAACGAAAAGCTATGTTTCGAGCACATAAGAGGAGATGTGATGGAACGATTTGTACCAAACTACAGAGGAACTGTTGAGAGAGATGGCGAGCTCTTCCTGCAGATGAGTGACCTGCTGACTAACTTCAGTGGGCCAAATGTCATGGACTGCAAAATGGGAGTGAG AACCTATCTGGAGGATGAGCTGGTGCGCGCCAGGGAGAAGCCCAAGATGCGCAGGGACTTGTATAACAAAATGCTGGAGGTGGACAGCGAGGCTCCCACTACAGACGAGCGCAAGCAGCAGGCCGTGACCAAGCTACGTTACATGCAGTGGAGGGAGACTCTCAGCTCCACCAGTACTTTGGGTTTCCGCATCGAGGGCATCAAG AAAGCAGATGGAACGTGCCGCACTGACTTTAAGAAGACTCACTCAATGGAAGAAGTCACACAGGTCTTCAAGGACTTTGTCAGCGGGAAGGGGAAAATAATT AGCTCCTACATTAGGAGGCTAGAGGATATCAGACAGACCCTGAAAACTTCAGAATTTTTCATGAAACATGAG GTCATTGGGAGTTCAATGCTGTTTATCCACGACCACACGGAGCGAGCTGAAGTTTGGCTCATCGATTTCGGTAAGACCACAGCTCTCCCTGCTGGACAGACGCTGGATCACGCTAAACCCTGGCATGAGGGCAACCGAGAAGATGGATACTTGTGGGGCCTTGACAATCTGCTGGACACCCTCAGCTCACTGCAGGCACAGTGCTCATAG